The Acidimicrobiales bacterium genome has a window encoding:
- a CDS encoding SulP family inorganic anion transporter → MTSTHDAGTATAAGRAVTRWAPGLTMLRAYERPWFRPDLVAGIVLAAILVPQGMAYAELAGLPAVTGLYTTIACLVAYAVFGPSRVLVLGPDSSVSPLILAAITPLLVVGDPDSAITLAGMLAIMVGLILIGLGVAKLGFIADLLSSEVRVGYLNGLAITIIVGQLPKLFGFSTDADDFLGEVGAFLDGLDQTNRATLVTGLAVLVVLLVMPRFTRRVPAVLVAVVGVTIASSVLDLAADGVATVGTLPQGVPTPSLPWTAWSDVGPLLVGAIGITMVSLTDTIATSSSFAARRGEEVDPDHEMVGIGTANIAAGFFQGFAVSVSSSRTAVADQSGAKSQLTGLIGAGLVAALLLFLNGLLSDLPQTALAAVVITAALSLVDLTALKRFATVRPSALAISLVATAGVIFLGVLEGIVLAIVLAVLLFFRRNWWPHGAVLGQVPELGGWHSLDAYPEAEQLPEVVVYRWEAPLFFANAGQFRQHVRRLVRERRPHWVVLQCEAMTDLDVTAAEVLRDLDEELNADGVHIAFAEMRDRLQVRVQRYGLHSSLDQEHFYPSLERALEGVRTHLRGGDEDEITDDTGGTPA, encoded by the coding sequence ATGACGTCGACCCACGACGCCGGCACCGCCACAGCGGCAGGGCGGGCGGTGACCCGATGGGCCCCGGGGTTGACGATGCTGCGCGCCTACGAGCGGCCGTGGTTCCGCCCGGACCTCGTGGCCGGCATCGTGCTGGCCGCCATCCTCGTCCCCCAGGGGATGGCCTACGCCGAGCTCGCCGGGCTGCCCGCGGTCACCGGCCTGTACACGACGATCGCCTGCCTCGTGGCCTACGCGGTCTTCGGCCCGTCGAGGGTGCTGGTGCTCGGCCCCGACTCGTCGGTCTCGCCCCTGATCCTCGCCGCAATCACGCCGCTGCTGGTCGTGGGCGACCCCGACAGCGCCATCACGCTTGCGGGGATGCTGGCCATCATGGTGGGGCTCATCCTCATCGGGCTCGGGGTGGCCAAGCTCGGCTTCATCGCCGACCTCCTGTCGAGCGAGGTCCGGGTCGGCTACCTCAACGGCCTGGCCATTACCATCATCGTGGGCCAGCTCCCCAAGCTCTTCGGCTTCTCGACGGACGCCGACGACTTCCTCGGCGAGGTCGGTGCGTTCCTCGACGGGCTCGACCAGACGAACCGCGCCACGCTGGTGACCGGCCTCGCCGTCCTCGTGGTGTTGCTCGTGATGCCGCGCTTCACCCGCCGGGTGCCCGCAGTGCTCGTCGCCGTGGTCGGCGTCACCATCGCCTCGTCCGTCCTCGATCTCGCTGCGGACGGCGTGGCCACGGTGGGCACCCTGCCCCAGGGTGTGCCGACACCGTCGCTCCCCTGGACGGCTTGGTCCGATGTCGGCCCGCTGCTCGTCGGCGCCATCGGCATCACGATGGTGTCGCTCACCGACACCATCGCCACTTCCAGCAGCTTCGCCGCCCGCCGCGGCGAGGAGGTCGACCCCGACCACGAGATGGTGGGCATCGGCACCGCCAACATCGCCGCCGGGTTCTTCCAGGGCTTCGCGGTCTCGGTGAGCAGCTCCCGCACGGCCGTGGCCGATCAGTCGGGGGCGAAGTCACAGCTCACCGGGTTGATCGGCGCCGGGCTCGTCGCCGCTTTGTTGCTCTTCCTCAACGGCCTGCTCTCCGATCTCCCCCAGACCGCGCTCGCCGCGGTGGTCATCACCGCGGCGCTGAGCCTGGTCGACCTCACCGCGCTGAAGCGCTTCGCCACCGTGCGACCCTCTGCGCTGGCCATCAGCCTCGTGGCCACCGCCGGCGTCATCTTCCTGGGCGTCCTCGAAGGGATCGTCCTGGCCATCGTGCTGGCCGTGCTGCTGTTCTTCCGGCGCAACTGGTGGCCGCACGGCGCCGTGCTCGGACAGGTACCCGAGCTCGGCGGCTGGCACAGCCTCGACGCGTACCCGGAGGCCGAGCAGCTCCCCGAGGTCGTCGTGTACCGGTGGGAGGCGCCGCTGTTCTTCGCCAACGCCGGCCAGTTCCGCCAACATGTGCGCCGCCTCGTCCGGGAGCGTCGACCCCACTGGGTGGTGTTGCAGTGCGAGGCCATGACCGACCTCGACGTCACCGCCGCCGAAGTCCTCCGCGACCTCGACGAGGAGCTCAACGCCGACGGCGTGCACATCGCCTTCGCGGAGATGCGCGACCGCCTCCAGGTTCGTGTGCAGCGCTACGGCCTGCACTCCAGCCTCGATCAGGAGCACTTCTACCCGAGCCTCGAGCGAGCCCTCGAGGGCGTGCGGACGCACCTTCGCGGGGGCGACGAGGACGAGATCACCGACGACACCGGAGGAACGCCCGCATGA
- a CDS encoding MFS transporter: MTEDLEASAGDSPSGNPRLALLLAMAMFVLVVDTSLMNVSISAVVADLDTTASGVQSAIALEALVSAAFILINSKLGDLMGRRRAYVLGLLAYAIGALAMTLAQDLRTVVVFWAIVGGLGASLLLPAMQSLIHGNFEGTAQKKAYALVGASAAIAAAVGPLLGGFLTTYLSWRVGFALEAVIIAVVLSQIRLVRDVPYTGPRRIDAVGAVLSVVGMGGVVLGILVWQEGGEFVALLISVGAVALGSLAWWLVRRKRDGKPTLLDPDLFAHVNFRIGVSQQMLQNVVLGGAMIALPLFLQMTLELDAMQTGLSLAPLSLSMFAVALIAGRKLSDRRPADMVLSGFALAAVGVGAIVPLVPRVDSGWYLVVPLLVTGTGLGLLVSQLNNFTLAPISEDRISEAAGVNSASGSFGLSFGLAVAGALMLWALALSFTTMTESSTVIPPRQQEQIASELETDAEVMSNTALAAQLEGEPRAIQEEVLAINTDARNLSLQVALLVPVLAGLLGVVNGIRMRRLPDITPVAPIDGAGFG; the protein is encoded by the coding sequence ATGACCGAGGACCTAGAGGCCTCCGCAGGAGATTCGCCCAGCGGGAACCCGCGCCTCGCCCTGCTCTTGGCGATGGCGATGTTCGTGCTCGTCGTCGACACCTCGCTCATGAACGTCTCCATCTCCGCCGTGGTCGCCGACCTCGACACCACCGCCAGCGGCGTCCAGTCCGCCATCGCCCTCGAGGCCCTGGTCTCGGCCGCCTTCATCCTGATCAACAGCAAGCTGGGCGACCTCATGGGGCGCCGGCGGGCCTACGTGCTGGGCCTGCTCGCCTACGCCATCGGGGCCCTCGCCATGACGCTGGCCCAGGACCTGCGCACGGTCGTCGTCTTCTGGGCGATCGTGGGCGGTCTCGGCGCATCCCTCCTGCTGCCGGCCATGCAGTCGCTCATCCACGGCAACTTCGAAGGCACCGCCCAGAAGAAGGCCTACGCCCTGGTCGGCGCCTCCGCCGCGATCGCCGCGGCCGTGGGCCCCCTCCTCGGCGGCTTCCTCACCACCTACCTCTCGTGGAGGGTCGGCTTCGCCCTCGAAGCCGTCATCATCGCCGTCGTGCTGTCCCAGATCCGCCTCGTCCGGGACGTGCCCTACACCGGGCCGCGCAGGATCGACGCCGTCGGGGCCGTGCTCTCCGTGGTCGGCATGGGGGGTGTCGTGCTCGGCATCCTCGTCTGGCAGGAGGGCGGCGAGTTCGTGGCGCTCTTGATCTCGGTCGGCGCCGTCGCCCTGGGTTCGCTGGCCTGGTGGCTGGTGAGGAGGAAGCGGGACGGCAAACCCACGTTGCTCGACCCGGATCTCTTCGCCCACGTCAACTTCCGGATCGGTGTGTCCCAGCAGATGCTCCAGAACGTGGTCCTCGGTGGAGCGATGATCGCCCTGCCCCTCTTCCTGCAGATGACGCTCGAGCTCGACGCGATGCAGACCGGCCTCTCGTTGGCCCCGCTCTCGCTCTCGATGTTCGCCGTGGCACTCATCGCCGGCAGGAAGCTCAGCGACAGACGGCCCGCCGACATGGTGCTGAGCGGGTTCGCGCTGGCCGCCGTCGGCGTCGGGGCGATCGTCCCCCTCGTGCCGAGGGTCGACTCGGGCTGGTACCTGGTCGTCCCGCTGCTCGTCACCGGCACGGGACTGGGCCTGCTCGTGTCCCAGCTCAACAACTTCACCCTCGCCCCCATCTCGGAGGACCGGATCAGCGAGGCCGCCGGCGTCAACTCCGCGTCGGGCTCGTTCGGGCTGTCGTTCGGTCTGGCGGTGGCGGGCGCGCTCATGTTGTGGGCCCTCGCTCTCAGCTTCACCACCATGACCGAGTCGAGCACGGTCATCCCCCCACGTCAGCAGGAGCAGATCGCGTCGGAGCTCGAGACCGACGCCGAGGTCATGAGCAACACCGCCCTCGCGGCACAGCTGGAGGGGGAGCCACGAGCGATCCAGGAGGAGGTCCTGGCCATCAACACCGACGCTCGCAACCTCTCGCTCCAGGTCGCGCTGTTGGTGCCCGTCCTCGCCGGGCTCCTCGGTGTGGTCAACGGCATCCGCATGCGTCGGCTCCCCGACATCACCCCCGTCGCGCCGATCGACGGCGCGGGGTTCGGCTGA
- a CDS encoding VWA domain-containing protein: MSPTPDVDPGRGPGGTEAPVGAGGVAVADPGSPLLDLLGGFMGELRAAGLPVSLTENLDAMEAVRHIPLEDRDAFKYALAATLVKNNAHWRAFETVFEVYFSIRGREYQLRPDDDVEAAEDDDESLQGQQDNAGAGAGGGGDSLSPEELQEMLFQALLHGDEALLRALARQAVKRFAGMEPGRPVGGTYYLYRTLRNLDLDDTLEALMAQSRDEAPEPLTPLEERLERDEFESRIDRLKQEVEAEIRRRLVADRGVEAMAKTLRKPLPEDIDFMHASREELVSLRKAIYPLTRKLAVRLARKRRHGRKGPLDFRATVRQSLSYGGVPVEPRFRYPRPSKPEIFVIADISGSVASFARFTLHLVYAIAGQFSKVRSFVFIDGIDEVTRFFEGVDDIGEAVHRVNTEADVVWVDGHSDYGHAFEVFWDRYGREIGPKTTVMVLGDARNNYHASQAWVIKEIRKKARHVYWLNPEPGSYWDTGDSIVGEYGVHCDGVFECRNMRQLERFVENLA, encoded by the coding sequence GTGAGCCCGACGCCCGACGTCGACCCCGGCCGCGGTCCGGGGGGCACCGAGGCCCCGGTCGGCGCCGGCGGCGTGGCCGTCGCCGACCCCGGCTCGCCGCTGCTCGACCTCCTCGGCGGGTTCATGGGCGAGCTGCGCGCCGCCGGGCTGCCGGTGAGCCTCACCGAGAACCTCGACGCCATGGAGGCGGTCCGCCACATCCCCCTCGAGGACCGTGACGCCTTCAAGTACGCCCTCGCGGCGACGCTCGTGAAGAACAACGCCCACTGGCGGGCGTTCGAGACCGTCTTCGAGGTGTACTTCTCGATCCGGGGCCGGGAGTACCAGCTTCGACCCGACGACGACGTCGAGGCCGCCGAGGACGACGACGAGTCACTGCAGGGCCAGCAGGACAACGCCGGCGCGGGGGCGGGCGGCGGGGGCGACAGCCTCTCGCCGGAGGAGCTCCAGGAGATGCTCTTCCAGGCCCTCCTCCACGGCGACGAGGCCCTGTTGCGGGCCCTGGCCCGCCAGGCGGTGAAGCGCTTCGCGGGGATGGAGCCCGGCCGGCCGGTCGGCGGCACCTACTACCTGTACCGCACGCTGCGGAACCTCGACCTCGACGACACCCTCGAGGCCCTGATGGCCCAGTCCCGCGACGAGGCCCCCGAGCCGCTGACACCTCTCGAGGAGCGCCTGGAGCGCGACGAGTTCGAGAGCCGCATCGACCGGCTCAAGCAGGAGGTCGAGGCCGAGATCCGCCGGCGACTGGTGGCCGACCGGGGTGTCGAGGCGATGGCCAAGACCCTCCGCAAGCCCCTTCCCGAGGACATCGACTTCATGCACGCCAGCCGGGAGGAGCTGGTGTCCCTGCGCAAGGCCATCTACCCCCTCACCCGCAAGCTGGCCGTCCGCCTCGCCCGCAAGCGGCGCCACGGGCGCAAGGGCCCCCTCGACTTCCGGGCCACCGTGCGCCAGTCGCTCAGCTACGGCGGTGTGCCGGTGGAACCGAGGTTCCGCTACCCCCGGCCCTCGAAGCCGGAGATCTTCGTGATCGCCGACATCTCGGGCTCGGTGGCCAGCTTCGCCCGCTTCACCCTCCACCTCGTGTACGCCATCGCCGGGCAGTTCTCGAAGGTGCGGTCGTTCGTGTTCATCGACGGCATCGACGAGGTCACCCGGTTCTTCGAGGGCGTCGACGACATCGGTGAAGCCGTGCACCGCGTGAACACCGAGGCCGACGTGGTGTGGGTCGACGGGCACAGCGACTACGGCCACGCCTTCGAGGTCTTCTGGGACCGGTACGGGCGCGAGATCGGCCCGAAGACGACGGTGATGGTCCTCGGCGACGCCCGGAACAACTACCACGCCTCGCAGGCGTGGGTCATCAAGGAGATCCGCAAGAAGGCCCGCCACGTGTACTGGCTCAACCCCGAGCCCGGCTCCTACTGGGACACCGGTGACTCGATCGTCGGCGAGTACGGGGTGCACTGCGACGGGGTCTTCGAGTGCCGCAACATGCGTCAGCTCGAACGCTTCGTCGAGAACCTCGCCTGA
- a CDS encoding MoxR family ATPase: protein MEYRFESPAAVRSSLGEVNYLSDEGIAGVVFLADRLGKPILVEGPAGTGKTQLAKSVAEILGARLIRLQCYEGLDESKALYEWNYKKQLLRIQAERNNESTWEDIETDIFSDEFLLTRPLLEAIRAEDPVVLLIDEVDRVEVETEALLLEILSDYQVSIPELGTIEARQIPMVFLTSNNTRELSEALKRRCLFLHIDYPDMDREKEIVLAKIPDITDSLADQVARIVRSIRQLELKKAPSVSETLDWARTLLLLGVDAVNEAEATETLHILLKYQSDIAKATKELSGDRGGPRKPGVPRT, encoded by the coding sequence ATGGAGTACCGCTTCGAGTCACCCGCTGCCGTCCGCTCGTCGTTGGGGGAGGTCAACTACCTCTCCGACGAGGGCATCGCCGGGGTGGTGTTCCTCGCCGACCGGTTGGGCAAGCCGATCCTCGTCGAGGGCCCTGCCGGCACCGGGAAGACCCAGTTGGCGAAGTCCGTGGCCGAGATCCTCGGTGCCCGACTGATCCGCCTCCAGTGCTACGAGGGCCTCGACGAGTCCAAGGCGCTCTACGAGTGGAACTACAAGAAGCAGCTCCTGCGCATCCAGGCCGAGCGGAACAACGAGTCGACCTGGGAGGACATCGAGACCGACATCTTCTCCGACGAGTTCCTGCTCACCCGCCCGCTGCTCGAGGCCATCCGTGCCGAGGACCCGGTGGTGCTGCTCATCGACGAGGTCGACCGTGTCGAGGTGGAGACCGAGGCGCTGCTGCTCGAGATCCTCTCCGACTACCAGGTGTCGATCCCCGAGCTGGGCACCATCGAGGCCCGCCAGATCCCGATGGTGTTCCTCACCTCCAACAACACCCGGGAGCTCTCCGAGGCCCTCAAGCGGCGCTGCCTGTTCCTGCACATCGACTACCCGGACATGGATCGCGAGAAGGAGATCGTCCTCGCCAAGATCCCCGACATCACCGACAGCCTCGCCGACCAGGTGGCCCGCATCGTGCGGTCGATCCGCCAGCTCGAGCTGAAGAAGGCCCCGTCGGTGTCCGAGACGCTCGACTGGGCCCGCACCCTCCTCCTGCTCGGCGTCGACGCCGTCAACGAGGCGGAGGCCACCGAGACGCTCCACATCCTGCTCAAGTACCAGAGCGACATCGCCAAGGCCACGAAGGAGCTGTCGGGCGACCGGGGCGGCCCCCGCAAGCCCGGCGTGCCCCGGACGTGA
- a CDS encoding glutamate-5-semialdehyde dehydrogenase, with translation MTDPAATGAPVPIPELGRRAKQASRALATASTATKDDALLAAADLLVDRSAPILEANAADVARAEAEGVSSTVVDRLRLDPRRIEAMASGLRQVAALADPVGEVLDGWVRPNGLRIRRVRVPLGVVAIIYENRPNVTSDAAGLCLKSGNAAFLRGSSGAISSNTVIADVLRDAVAKAGLPADAVQLVTDTSREAAVEFMRQRDAIDCLIPRGGPSLIRSILENATVPYVIDGDGNCHVYVDADADLDMALDIVVNAKTQRPSVCNAAETLLVHADVAGVFLPRAAEALDGVELLVDARAGAVLPGTTPASDEDWSTEFLDLRLAVGVVDSLDAAIAHVTRYGSGHSEAIVTRSLEAAERFTTEVDAAAVVVNASTRFVDGEEFGFGAEIGISTQKLHARGPMGLRELTTAKYVVHGTGQTRG, from the coding sequence GTGACCGATCCCGCTGCCACCGGGGCCCCCGTGCCCATCCCCGAGCTCGGCCGCCGAGCCAAGCAGGCCTCCCGGGCGTTGGCCACGGCGTCCACCGCCACCAAGGACGACGCCCTGCTGGCCGCCGCCGATCTGCTGGTCGACCGGAGCGCCCCGATCCTCGAGGCCAACGCCGCCGACGTCGCCCGCGCCGAGGCCGAGGGCGTGTCGTCGACGGTCGTCGACCGGCTCCGCCTCGACCCCCGGCGCATCGAGGCGATGGCCTCGGGGTTGCGCCAGGTCGCGGCGTTGGCCGATCCGGTCGGCGAGGTGCTCGACGGGTGGGTCCGCCCCAACGGGTTGCGCATCCGGCGGGTGCGGGTGCCGCTCGGCGTGGTGGCGATCATCTACGAGAACCGCCCGAACGTCACCTCCGACGCCGCCGGGCTGTGCCTGAAGTCCGGCAACGCCGCGTTCCTGAGGGGGTCGTCGGGGGCCATCTCCTCGAACACCGTCATCGCCGACGTGCTCCGTGACGCCGTCGCCAAGGCCGGGCTCCCCGCCGACGCCGTGCAACTCGTGACCGACACCAGCCGCGAGGCGGCCGTGGAGTTCATGCGCCAGCGCGACGCCATCGACTGCCTCATCCCCAGGGGCGGGCCGTCGTTGATCCGCTCCATCCTCGAGAACGCCACGGTCCCCTACGTGATCGACGGCGACGGCAACTGCCACGTCTACGTCGACGCCGACGCCGACCTCGACATGGCGCTCGACATCGTCGTGAACGCGAAGACCCAGCGGCCCTCGGTGTGCAACGCCGCCGAGACGCTGCTCGTGCACGCCGACGTGGCCGGGGTGTTCCTGCCCCGGGCGGCCGAGGCCCTCGACGGGGTCGAGCTGCTCGTCGACGCTCGTGCGGGAGCGGTTCTGCCCGGCACGACCCCGGCATCGGACGAGGACTGGTCGACCGAGTTCCTCGACCTGCGCCTGGCCGTGGGGGTGGTCGACTCCCTCGACGCCGCCATCGCCCACGTCACCCGCTACGGCTCGGGCCACAGCGAGGCGATCGTGACCCGGTCGCTCGAGGCGGCCGAGCGCTTCACGACCGAGGTCGACGCCGCCGCGGTGGTGGTCAACGCCAGCACCCGTTTCGTCGACGGCGAGGAGTTCGGGTTCGGCGCGGAGATCGGGATCTCGACCCAGAAGCTCCACGCCCGCGGTCCGATGGGCCTGCGTGAGCTCACCACCGCCAAGTACGTCGTGCACGGCACCGGCCAGACCCGCGGCTGA
- the murJ gene encoding murein biosynthesis integral membrane protein MurJ, protein MTATGGSRLLRSSGVVALGTALSRVTGLVRTVVIVYALGTTALAEAYNLANTTPNLLYDLVLGGILAATLVPVVVQQLDHDDTDSINALATVVTVVLGVTTVVAMLAAPLIIRAYNLTESGDEAARQAEVAVPLLVLFIPQMFFYGLTALGSAILNAKRYFAVPAFAPVLNNIVVICLFLALPSLAGGDQPTFEQVRDDRGLQFLLGLGTTAGIVAMTLVLWPALRYAGVRLRWRFDLRDPAVRQVGRLSGWTLGYVVANQVAFFTMIVLANGVDGVTVYTTAYIFFQLPYGLWAVSVMTAFTPEMAAAAVAEEWDRLRARFTYGLRLVLVLMLPAAVGMALLAGPGVELVLERGALDAASSDTIATTLAALAVGLPFFSAYLFAMRGFYALRDTRTPFVVNVGENVLTIVLAVALVGPFGVEGLAAAFSGGYVVFSVVALVVLQRRIGPWFDRSTARGIVRLAAATTVMALVVGGVLWGLGTGLAASVLAGLAGSAAYVVVLLALRAEELRAVTDRLRRTDRRAAERSG, encoded by the coding sequence ATGACCGCGACGGGCGGCAGCCGGCTGTTGCGCTCGTCCGGGGTCGTCGCCCTCGGCACGGCGCTCAGCAGGGTCACCGGGCTCGTCCGCACCGTCGTCATCGTCTACGCGCTCGGCACGACGGCGCTGGCCGAGGCCTACAACCTCGCCAACACCACCCCCAACCTGCTCTACGACCTGGTGCTCGGCGGCATCCTGGCCGCCACGCTCGTCCCCGTCGTCGTCCAACAGCTCGACCACGACGACACCGACAGCATCAACGCCCTGGCCACCGTCGTCACCGTGGTGCTCGGGGTCACGACGGTCGTGGCGATGCTGGCCGCCCCGTTGATCATCCGGGCCTACAACCTCACCGAGTCGGGCGACGAGGCCGCCCGGCAGGCCGAGGTGGCCGTCCCGCTCCTCGTCCTGTTCATCCCCCAGATGTTCTTCTACGGGCTCACCGCGCTGGGCTCGGCGATCCTGAACGCCAAGCGCTACTTCGCGGTGCCCGCCTTCGCCCCGGTGCTCAACAACATCGTGGTGATCTGCCTCTTCCTCGCCCTGCCGAGCCTGGCCGGGGGCGACCAGCCCACCTTCGAGCAGGTCAGGGACGACCGGGGGCTGCAGTTCCTCCTCGGCCTCGGGACCACCGCCGGGATCGTGGCGATGACCCTCGTGCTCTGGCCGGCGTTGCGCTACGCCGGCGTCCGTCTGCGTTGGCGGTTCGACCTGCGCGACCCGGCGGTCCGCCAGGTGGGGCGCCTGTCGGGCTGGACCCTCGGCTACGTGGTCGCCAACCAGGTCGCCTTCTTCACGATGATCGTCCTGGCCAACGGCGTCGACGGCGTCACCGTGTACACGACGGCCTACATCTTCTTCCAGCTCCCCTACGGGCTGTGGGCGGTGTCGGTGATGACCGCCTTCACCCCGGAGATGGCGGCCGCGGCGGTGGCCGAGGAGTGGGACCGGCTGCGGGCCCGGTTCACCTACGGGCTGCGCCTGGTGCTGGTCCTGATGTTGCCCGCCGCGGTGGGGATGGCCCTGCTCGCCGGACCCGGGGTGGAGCTCGTGCTCGAACGAGGGGCCCTCGACGCCGCCTCGTCGGACACCATCGCCACGACCCTCGCCGCCCTGGCCGTCGGTCTGCCGTTCTTCTCGGCGTACCTCTTCGCCATGCGGGGGTTCTACGCCCTCCGCGACACCCGTACGCCGTTCGTGGTGAACGTAGGCGAGAACGTCCTCACGATCGTCCTGGCCGTCGCCCTCGTCGGCCCGTTCGGGGTCGAGGGTCTGGCGGCGGCGTTCTCGGGGGGCTACGTGGTGTTCAGCGTGGTGGCGCTGGTGGTGCTGCAGCGCCGCATCGGCCCGTGGTTCGACCGAAGCACCGCCCGGGGGATCGTGCGGCTGGCCGCGGCGACGACGGTGATGGCACTGGTGGTCGGGGGTGTGCTGTGGGGGCTCGGCACCGGTCTGGCCGCATCGGTCCTGGCGGGGCTGGCGGGGTCGGCGGCCTACGTCGTGGTGTTGCTGGCGCTGCGGGCCGAGGAGCTACGGGCGGTCACCGACCGCCTGCGACGGACCGACCGTCGCGCCGCGGAGCGCTCCGGTTAG
- a CDS encoding PspA/IM30 family protein, whose protein sequence is MANALTRWWKYLGAKADSSLDERADPKVQLEQAIREAQDQHRRLREQAANVIANQKQAEMRLNRTMGEYEKLTANARQALIMADQATKSGDEAKAVEYTQAAEAFANRLIAVERDVEDTKTLVLQSSQAAEQAKAAVAQNSAALQQKLAERQKLLGQLDQAKMQEQMNSAMATLSATVGEDVPTFEQVREKIELRYAKAKGAQELTSQGVEGRMIEVEKAAMNTEAVARLDVLREQMGLPVASASHDAAELLAEAKKLEAPGASSSPETPAS, encoded by the coding sequence ATGGCAAACGCACTCACCCGCTGGTGGAAGTACCTCGGCGCCAAGGCCGACTCGTCGCTCGACGAGCGGGCGGACCCGAAGGTGCAGCTCGAGCAGGCCATCCGCGAGGCCCAGGATCAACACCGGCGCCTCCGAGAGCAGGCCGCCAACGTGATCGCCAACCAGAAGCAGGCCGAGATGCGCCTGAACCGGACCATGGGCGAGTACGAGAAGCTCACCGCCAACGCCCGCCAGGCGCTGATCATGGCCGATCAGGCCACCAAGTCCGGCGACGAGGCCAAGGCCGTCGAGTACACGCAGGCCGCCGAGGCCTTCGCGAACCGGCTCATCGCCGTCGAGCGCGACGTCGAGGACACCAAGACGCTGGTGCTGCAGTCCTCCCAGGCCGCCGAGCAGGCCAAGGCGGCCGTCGCCCAGAACTCCGCGGCGCTGCAACAGAAGCTGGCCGAACGCCAGAAGCTCCTCGGCCAGCTCGACCAGGCCAAGATGCAGGAGCAGATGAACTCGGCGATGGCGACGCTGTCGGCGACCGTCGGCGAGGACGTACCGACCTTCGAGCAGGTGCGCGAGAAGATCGAGCTGCGCTACGCGAAGGCCAAGGGCGCCCAGGAGCTCACCTCCCAGGGCGTCGAGGGGCGCATGATCGAGGTCGAGAAGGCGGCCATGAACACCGAGGCGGTGGCACGCCTCGACGTGCTGCGTGAGCAGATGGGCCTGCCCGTCGCCTCCGCCAGCCACGACGCCGCCGAGCTGTTGGCCGAGGCCAAGAAGCTCGAAGCCCCCGGCGCCTCCAGCTCCCCCGAGACGCCGGCGAGCTGA
- a CDS encoding type II toxin-antitoxin system VapC family toxin has translation MAATPESGAIRQVLAADDEHAAPHLVDAEVLAVITAHHRRGDLDDTAASLAVADLTAWPGERWSHRTFLARAWELRDDVRGYDALYVALAEAMDATLVTLDRRLARAPGIRCRIDVL, from the coding sequence GTGGCCGCGACGCCGGAGTCCGGGGCCATCCGCCAGGTCCTCGCCGCCGACGACGAACACGCCGCCCCCCACCTCGTCGACGCCGAGGTGCTGGCCGTGATCACCGCCCACCATCGACGAGGCGATCTCGACGACACCGCGGCCTCCCTCGCCGTGGCCGACCTGACGGCGTGGCCCGGTGAGCGCTGGTCGCACCGTACCTTCCTCGCTCGGGCGTGGGAGCTGCGCGACGACGTCCGGGGGTACGACGCCCTCTACGTCGCCCTCGCCGAGGCGATGGACGCGACCCTCGTCACCCTCGACCGACGGCTCGCCCGTGCCCCTGGCATCCGCTGCCGGATCGACGTGCTCTGA